The following is a genomic window from Methylomarinum vadi.
TCCGCATCGAGCAAATTCTGCTGATTTCATCGGGGGCCGCCGTTTTAGGCAATAAGGGATGGGGCGGCTATGCCTTGTCCAAAGCGACCCTTAACATGCTTGGCAAGCTTTACGCCCACGAATTCCCTCGTAGCCACATTATGTCCATCGCTCCCGGCCTGATCGAAACCGAAATGATGGAGTCTCTGTGCAATGACGCCGACAGCAAAAGATTTCCGGCTCTGCGACGTATTCAACAGGCTCGGGGAACCGAAAAAATGCTTTCTCCGAGACAAGCTGCCGAACAGATTTTGTCGGTCCTGCCAGCATTAAAGGAGTATCCCAGCGGCAGTTTCATCGACTTACGGGAGATTCTGGCGCCGGAAGACTATGCGGAATTGATGAAAATATCGGTCCGCAAGATCCGACGTTGATGTTGACGAACTTAGAGCGAACCTCCAGCGTAACCGGAAGTTCGCCCGGGGGGATTAAATGGCTTGTTTGATTCTGGCCAAGGCGTTGGCCAGATTTTCCATGCTGGTGGCAATGGAAATGCGGATATGGCCGGGACAACCGAATGCCGAGCCCGGTACTAGCGCGACGCCGGCCTTTTCGATCAAATATTCGGCAAAATCAAGATCGTTGCTTATGCCGTCCAGGCGCTCGATCACGCCTTCCACGTTCGGAAACACATAAAACGTGCCGTCGGTTTTCAAACAATCGATGCCATC
Proteins encoded in this region:
- a CDS encoding SDR family NAD(P)-dependent oxidoreductase, with protein sequence MTTNAFLTGNSCGLGKGLTEVLLEQGYQVYGCSRRGCDLQGVIGDIRCDLSDFAGIAPALNTLLADVQSLDLVVLNAGILGRLQDIGETSLDELKRIMDINVWSNKIIFDWLLHSNIRIEQILLISSGAAVLGNKGWGGYALSKATLNMLGKLYAHEFPRSHIMSIAPGLIETEMMESLCNDADSKRFPALRRIQQARGTEKMLSPRQAAEQILSVLPALKEYPSGSFIDLREILAPEDYAELMKISVRKIRR